A single region of the Nisaea sediminum genome encodes:
- a CDS encoding TetR/AcrR family transcriptional regulator, with amino-acid sequence MRKGEATRERLMDIAEGSILAKGFAATSIEEIIAEAEITKSGFFYHFKDKNELARALLKRYIQREDVLFDDLFARAADLHDDPLHIFLIGLKLLADMLADMPNAHPGCLIAAYCYHERQFDKDVKELNRQAVLSWRRRFTEAFDAISERYPPRDAVSNEALADMVSNTVEGAIIMSKALNEPKVLAEQILLLRSYVKLLFQPT; translated from the coding sequence ATGCGCAAGGGCGAAGCGACACGCGAAAGGCTGATGGACATCGCCGAGGGATCGATCCTGGCGAAAGGTTTCGCCGCGACCTCCATCGAGGAGATCATCGCCGAGGCCGAGATCACAAAGAGCGGATTCTTCTACCACTTCAAGGACAAGAACGAGCTCGCCCGGGCTCTTCTGAAGCGCTATATCCAGCGCGAGGACGTCCTGTTCGACGACCTCTTCGCCCGCGCCGCCGACCTGCATGACGATCCGCTGCACATCTTTCTGATCGGCCTGAAACTGCTGGCGGACATGCTGGCCGACATGCCGAACGCCCATCCGGGCTGCCTGATCGCAGCCTACTGCTATCACGAGAGGCAGTTCGACAAGGACGTCAAGGAACTGAACCGGCAGGCCGTGCTCAGCTGGCGCCGACGCTTCACCGAGGCGTTCGATGCCATCAGCGAACGCTATCCGCCGCGCGATGCGGTCAGCAACGAGGCGCTGGCCGACATGGTGTCCAACACGGTGGAAGGCGCGATCATCATGTCGAAGGCGCTGAACGAGCCGAAGGTCCTGGCGGAACAGATCCTGCTGCTCCGTTCCTACGTCAAACTGCTGTTCCAGCCGACCTGA
- the bluB gene encoding 5,6-dimethylbenzimidazole synthase: protein MTRGTASPEFDATFRNRLEDLLRWRRDVREFRTTPLPEGALERLVGLAALAPSVGYSQPWRFVSVVHPARRAAVRSSFEAANRKALEGYEGERKQLYASLKLAGLDRAPVQLAVFTDHGSERGHGLGRQTMPEMLDYSTVTAIHTFWLTARAEGIGVGWLSILDPEEVRDELEVPADWSLTAYLCVGYPEREDDRPKLEQLGWEEEAPESHRLLKR from the coding sequence ATGACGCGCGGCACCGCATCGCCCGAATTCGACGCCACGTTCCGCAATCGGCTCGAGGACCTGCTGCGCTGGCGCCGGGATGTGCGCGAATTCCGCACCACGCCCCTGCCCGAGGGAGCGCTCGAACGGCTCGTCGGCCTCGCCGCCCTCGCGCCCTCGGTCGGCTACAGCCAGCCCTGGCGCTTCGTTTCCGTGGTCCACCCGGCCCGACGGGCGGCGGTCCGAAGCTCCTTCGAGGCTGCGAACCGGAAGGCCCTCGAGGGCTACGAGGGGGAACGCAAGCAGCTCTATGCCAGCCTGAAGCTCGCCGGGCTCGACCGGGCCCCCGTCCAGCTTGCGGTCTTCACCGATCACGGTTCGGAGCGCGGCCACGGGCTCGGGCGCCAGACCATGCCCGAGATGCTGGACTATTCGACCGTCACCGCGATCCACACCTTCTGGCTCACCGCCCGCGCCGAGGGCATCGGCGTCGGCTGGCTCTCCATCCTCGACCCGGAAGAGGTCCGCGACGAACTCGAGGTGCCGGCCGACTGGTCCCTCACCGCCTATCTCTGCGTCGGATATCCGGAACGGGAAGACGACCGGCCGAAGCTGGAGCAACTCGGCTGGGAAGAGGAAGCACCGGAAAGCCACCGGCTGCTGAAACGCTAG
- a CDS encoding GNAT family N-acetyltransferase, which produces MKEQIRYLRRAEKDDALALAQLINLAGEGLPLHIWSGMAEEGESVWDVGCRRARREDGSFSYRNATIAMSGREIAAALVGYPIGAEPAGIGRDTPPLFVPLIELENEALCTWYVNVLATYDRFQRRGFGTALMQEAERQARAAGLRRMSIIVTDGNERAARLYRTLGFCEIEHRPIVKDGWDIDAEHYCLMIKNI; this is translated from the coding sequence ATGAAAGAGCAGATCCGATATTTGCGGCGCGCGGAGAAAGACGACGCGCTGGCCCTCGCGCAGCTGATCAATCTCGCCGGCGAGGGGTTGCCGCTCCATATCTGGAGCGGGATGGCGGAAGAGGGGGAGAGCGTCTGGGACGTCGGGTGCCGCCGGGCCCGGCGCGAAGACGGAAGTTTCTCCTACCGCAATGCGACTATCGCGATGTCCGGCCGCGAGATTGCGGCGGCGCTCGTCGGCTATCCGATCGGCGCCGAGCCGGCCGGGATCGGCAGGGACACACCGCCGCTCTTCGTGCCGCTGATCGAGCTTGAAAACGAGGCGCTCTGCACTTGGTATGTGAACGTTCTAGCGACCTACGACCGGTTTCAGAGGCGGGGTTTCGGCACCGCCCTGATGCAGGAAGCGGAACGTCAGGCGCGGGCCGCCGGTCTGCGCCGCATGAGCATCATCGTCACCGACGGCAACGAGCGGGCGGCGCGGCTCTATCGCACGCTCGGCTTCTGCGAGATCGAACACCGGCCAATCGTGAAAGACGGCTGGGACATCGATGCCGAGCATTACTGCCTGATGATCAAGAACATTTAA
- a CDS encoding MFS transporter, producing the protein MISSRTNWMHDVFAGLIEQLRWSYLPPLMVYLAYGISGLTSIVGTFFVKEYLDLSAAFLAGLGFWAGIPWALKMPVGHLVDIIWKWKGALVYLGAALIGASLLIMYGLIAHTTAMTAIMPATAWFVLSVLLSPLGYVLQDAVADAMTVEAVPVLDENGEAFSDEAIKTMHTTMQMLGRFALIGGLALVAIVNITMFDGVEAMSQAEKAVIYADIHLIALAVPAISVAGVILGGMMLRRRAKDLIAAGVGRAEVDKMLFRPDGEATPNWWIFGGSLAFGAFTITVGLSDLAFSQEIVFTGSMAIVCFLIARLLPELAPHQRLALIGTSTIVFFFRAVPGPGPGAAWFEIDLLGFDQQFISVLTLISALLALAGMVVLRPLMASRSIAYIVALLTVFAGILSLPNIGLYYGIHEWTGPLTGGVVDARFIAILDTAIESPLAQVSMIPMLAWIARNAPPQLKATFFAVMASFVNLALSARAMGTKYMNEIFLVTREVKDRTTGEIQVPADYSELGYLLIAVAVLTVAIPLTAIAIVQASRFRTRD; encoded by the coding sequence TTGATCTCGTCCCGCACGAACTGGATGCATGACGTCTTCGCCGGGCTGATCGAGCAGTTGCGCTGGTCCTATCTGCCGCCGCTGATGGTCTATCTCGCCTACGGCATTTCGGGGCTGACCTCGATCGTCGGCACCTTCTTCGTGAAGGAATATCTCGATCTCTCGGCGGCCTTTCTGGCCGGGCTCGGCTTCTGGGCCGGTATTCCCTGGGCGCTCAAGATGCCGGTCGGCCATCTGGTCGATATCATCTGGAAGTGGAAAGGCGCGCTGGTTTATCTCGGCGCCGCGCTGATCGGGGCCAGCCTGCTGATCATGTACGGGCTGATCGCGCATACCACGGCAATGACCGCGATCATGCCGGCGACCGCCTGGTTCGTGCTGAGCGTGCTGCTGTCACCCCTCGGATATGTCCTGCAGGACGCCGTCGCCGACGCCATGACCGTCGAGGCTGTTCCAGTCCTCGACGAGAACGGCGAGGCTTTTTCCGACGAAGCGATCAAGACCATGCACACGACGATGCAGATGCTCGGCCGCTTCGCCCTGATCGGCGGTCTCGCGCTCGTCGCGATCGTCAACATCACCATGTTCGACGGCGTCGAGGCGATGAGCCAGGCGGAGAAGGCGGTGATCTATGCCGATATCCACCTGATCGCACTAGCCGTGCCGGCGATCTCGGTGGCCGGGGTGATTCTCGGCGGCATGATGCTGCGCCGCCGGGCGAAAGACCTGATCGCCGCCGGCGTCGGCCGGGCGGAGGTCGACAAGATGCTGTTCCGTCCGGATGGCGAAGCGACGCCGAACTGGTGGATCTTCGGCGGCAGTCTGGCATTCGGTGCCTTCACCATTACGGTCGGCCTCAGCGATCTCGCCTTCTCGCAGGAGATCGTCTTTACAGGCTCGATGGCGATCGTCTGTTTCCTGATCGCGCGACTCTTGCCTGAGCTGGCGCCGCATCAGCGCCTTGCCCTGATCGGGACCTCGACCATCGTGTTTTTCTTCCGTGCTGTTCCCGGACCGGGCCCCGGGGCGGCATGGTTCGAGATCGACCTGCTGGGTTTCGATCAGCAGTTCATCTCCGTCCTGACCCTCATCAGCGCCCTTCTTGCGCTTGCCGGGATGGTGGTGCTCCGGCCGCTGATGGCATCGCGCTCGATCGCCTATATCGTCGCCCTGCTGACGGTCTTCGCGGGGATCCTGTCTCTGCCGAATATTGGGCTCTATTACGGCATCCACGAATGGACCGGGCCGCTCACCGGCGGAGTGGTGGATGCGCGTTTCATCGCCATTCTCGACACCGCGATCGAGTCGCCGCTCGCACAGGTCTCGATGATCCCGATGCTCGCCTGGATTGCCCGGAACGCACCGCCGCAACTGAAAGCAACCTTCTTCGCGGTGATGGCGTCCTTCGTGAACCTCGCGCTCTCGGCCAGGGCGATGGGGACGAAATACATGAACGAGATTTTCCTCGTCACGCGGGAGGTGAAGGACCGCACGACCGGCGAGATCCAGGTACCGGCGGATTACAGCGAACTCGGATATCTGCTGATCGCCGTCGCCGTCCTGACGGTGGCCATCCCGTTGACAGCGATTGCTATCGTGCAGGCGAGCCGGTTCCGCACGCGGGACTGA
- a CDS encoding mannose-1-phosphate guanylyltransferase/mannose-6-phosphate isomerase produces the protein MIYPVILSGGSGTRLWPVSRALYPKQLLPMLSERTMLQETALRFPESASYGAPSVICNAEHRFAVAEQMQGIGAKPSAILLEPVGRNSAPAAAVAALHVASVDPEGLVLLLASDHRIERPDAFRAAVETGAIAARAGRLVTFGITPDRPETGYGYIHRNGPLDHMDGCFGIERFVEKPDLPTAEKYLAAGDYFWNSGTFLFRARDFLAELARLAPEILDAAKAALDQGVSDLDFRRLDADAFGKAPSISIDYAVMEKTALGAMVPLDAGWSDVGSWSALWAVQEKDADGNAVQGDVWLHKSRNNLVRAESRLVTVIGAEDLVVIESPDAVLVAAMGADQDVKLAVEALKEAGRPEAISHATTHRPWGSYRNIDSGDGYQVKRITVSPGGRLSLQSHKHRAEHWTVISGKARITRGPSMDRLDVTHLDADQSVDIPLGWIHRLENPGADPLIIVEVQSGAYLGEDDIERFDDQYGR, from the coding sequence TGGCCGGTCTCCCGCGCGCTCTATCCGAAGCAGCTGCTGCCGATGCTGAGCGAGCGGACCATGCTGCAGGAAACCGCGCTGCGTTTCCCCGAAAGCGCTAGCTACGGGGCACCTTCGGTGATCTGCAACGCCGAACACCGCTTCGCCGTCGCCGAACAGATGCAGGGTATCGGCGCCAAGCCGTCCGCCATATTGCTGGAGCCGGTCGGCCGGAACTCGGCCCCGGCCGCCGCCGTCGCGGCACTGCATGTCGCGAGCGTCGATCCCGAGGGCCTCGTCCTGCTGCTCGCCTCCGATCACCGGATCGAACGGCCCGACGCCTTCCGTGCCGCGGTCGAGACCGGGGCCATTGCGGCGCGTGCCGGGCGCCTGGTCACGTTCGGCATCACACCGGACCGCCCCGAGACCGGCTATGGATATATCCACCGTAACGGTCCGCTCGACCACATGGACGGTTGCTTCGGGATCGAACGCTTCGTCGAGAAACCCGATCTTCCGACAGCCGAGAAATATCTCGCCGCCGGGGACTATTTCTGGAACAGCGGCACCTTCCTCTTCCGGGCCCGAGACTTCCTCGCCGAGCTCGCGAGGCTGGCGCCGGAGATTCTCGACGCCGCAAAGGCGGCTCTCGACCAGGGCGTCTCCGACCTCGACTTCCGCCGTCTCGACGCGGACGCCTTCGGCAAGGCGCCCTCGATCTCGATCGACTATGCGGTGATGGAGAAGACCGCGCTCGGCGCCATGGTTCCGCTCGATGCCGGCTGGTCCGACGTCGGCTCCTGGAGTGCGCTCTGGGCCGTGCAGGAGAAGGATGCCGACGGCAATGCCGTTCAGGGCGACGTCTGGCTGCACAAGAGCAGGAACAATCTGGTGCGCGCGGAATCCCGTCTCGTCACCGTGATCGGCGCCGAGGATCTGGTCGTCATCGAATCCCCCGATGCCGTGCTCGTCGCCGCCATGGGCGCCGACCAGGACGTGAAGCTCGCCGTCGAGGCACTGAAGGAAGCCGGCCGCCCCGAGGCGATCAGCCACGCCACCACGCACCGTCCCTGGGGCAGCTACCGCAATATCGACAGCGGCGACGGATATCAGGTGAAACGCATTACCGTTTCTCCCGGCGGCCGCCTGTCGCTGCAGAGCCACAAGCACCGGGCGGAGCACTGGACCGTGATTTCCGGCAAGGCCCGGATCACCCGGGGCCCCTCGATGGACCGCCTGGACGTCACGCATCTCGATGCGGACCAGTCGGTCGACATTCCGCTCGGATGGATCCACCGTTTGGAGAACCCGGGCGCGGACCCGCTCATCATCGTCGAGGTCCAGTCCGGCGCCTATCTCGGCGAGGACGATATCGAACGCTTCGACGACCAGTACGGACGATGA